The following are from one region of the Salvia hispanica cultivar TCC Black 2014 chromosome 1, UniMelb_Shisp_WGS_1.0, whole genome shotgun sequence genome:
- the LOC125200520 gene encoding F-box protein At1g11270-like, with product MNHINGFDFFGELPLEITIDILSRLPIGTVIRSKLVSKAWRDAIKSHEFVEAHRLKGEHKHEHDTFFVGTSYGDSVETSCGDSEGYKLLEGYGSSIPTTTTIPCTGTLAEYKPLLPYSSSVMGLMLLFCPLSEVFSICNPVTREYVRVPLPPSPSGKILDRVGRVLHFPKFHVTCFSYGIGLSNKSKQYKLVYIRGCYGCHIYTLGTGQWRVGPSPPKIEGYSHFFGGGNWASLDGKLYWVKDKENICSFDLESEVFTTFSAPLCARQYLGVPVGKICYSRRVCFLEERLCVCDVARTYVDIVMLIWTMRGEGDWRLLCTIRKDVFKGDMYMSLPIKVLDKGNKILMASSEGCGERYCYDINNTSITQIGYVAGDSLDQQYTYACPFNPTFVPLKTLFQHQDKDIIHSF from the coding sequence ATGAATCACATTAATGGTTTCGATTTCTTTGGAGAGCTTCCACTAGAAATCACTATCGATATACTCTCCAGACTTCCGATCGGAACCGTAATCCGGTCCAAGCTCGTCTCCAAGGCATGGCGTGATGCAATCAAGTCTCACGAGTTTGTCGAGGCCCATCGTTTGAAAGGCGaacacaaacacgaacacgacacttTCTTTGTAGGGACTAGCTATGGAGACTCTGTAGAGACTAGCTGTGGAGACTCAGAAGGATACAAATTGTTAGAAGGATATGGAAGTAGCatccccaccaccaccactatACCCTGCACGGGCACGTTGGCGGAGTATAAGCCCCTCCTCCCATATAGCTCGTCGGTCATGGGTTTAATGTTGCTTTTTTGCCCTCTTTCCGAAGTTTTTTCCATATGCAATCCGGTCACTCGTGAGTACGTGAGAGTTCCCCTCCCTCCGTCTCCATCTGGTAAGATTCTCGATCGGGTGGGTAGAGTTCTGCACTTCCCTAAATTTCACGTTACATGTTTTAGTTACGGAATCGGGTTGAGCAATAAAAGCAAGCAATATAAACTAGTTTATATCCGCGGGTGTTACGGATGCCACATATACACTCTAGGAACAGGACAATGGAGGGTGGGCCCGAGCCCACCCAAAATTGAAGGTTATAGTCATTTCTTTGGTGGAGGAAATTGGGCATCCCTGGACGGGAAGCTTTACTGGGTAAAAGATAAGGAGAATATTTGCTCATTCGATCTTGAAAGCGAGGTTTTTACCACTTTCTCGGCTCCACTTTGTGCCCGTCAATATTTAGGTGTTCCTGTCGGAAAAATTTGTTACTCGAGGAGAGTGTGTTTTTTGGAGGAGCGGCTCTGCGTATGTGATGTCGCAAGAACATATGTGGATATTGTTATGCTAATATGGACAATGAGGGGAGAAGGAGATTGGAGATTGCTATGTACGATACGTAAGGATGTGTTTAAGGGAGATATGTATATGTCTCTCCCAATCAAAGTGTTGGATAAGGGTAACAAAATCTTGATGGCATCTAGTGAAGGCTGTGGTGAGCGATATTGCTACGAcattaacaatacttcaatcactCAAATCGGCTATGTCGCTGGCGACTCCCTCGATCAACAATATACCTATGCATGCCCTTTCAATCCTACTTTTGTTCCACTCAAAACCTTGTTCCAACACCAAGATAAAGATATCATTCACTCCTTTTGA
- the LOC125203360 gene encoding uncharacterized protein LOC125203360 — protein sequence MNPECIRKTWDSINEVQLQFRVPGVHHIIYSVDGFLMLATGENGFSLLNPLTHELVTVVSPISNWDRVGFARLGDTYKIVFVGDSYCAINQLGTDQWKYKSFDNTRFSYDKFNTCLLDKRQYWVGHDTSKKDAIILVFDFESEEFSTISPPPLINYPDGVSIPECSQISEQDGKITICGELSRGILQVWVREELDKNEWTKVATLAMYSRLGHDNEEHNYRLIKIFGEKDEGQRDSDCLLLIRRPDVFHFLTDLPYVWVLRYPFDKKLDWDSFLHPALHSFSMNRLFDMPKKERDSGKGCE from the exons ATGAATCCGGAATGTATTAGGAAAACTTGGGATTCTATTAATGAAGTACAACTACAGTTCAGGGTGCCAGGAGTGCATCACATAATATACTCAGTTGATGGATTTCTCATGCTAGCCACAGGTGAGAATGGGTTTAGTCTCTTAAACCCATTAACCCATGAGTTGGTAACGGTTGTTTCTCCTATTAGTAACTGGGACAGGGTTGGATTTGCAAGACTTGGGGATACTTACAAGATTGTGTTTGTGGGTGATTCTTACTGTGCAATCAATCAGTTGGGGACAGATCAGTGGAAATACAAATCTTTTGATAACACTAGGTTTAGTTATGACAAGTTCAATACCTGTCTTCTGGATAAGAGACAATACTGGGTTGGACATGACACAAGCAAGAAGGATGCCATAATTCTGGTGTTTGACTTTGAGTCAGAGGAATTTTCTACTATTTCTCCCCCTCCTCTTATCAATTATCCTGATGGAGTGAGTATACCCGAGTGCAGCCAAATCTCGGAGCAGGATGGGAAGATCACTATTTGTGGGGAACTCTCTCGTGGAATACTCCAAGTATGGGTTAGAGAAGAGCTTGACAAGAATGAGTGGACAAAAGTGGCGACCCTGGCCATGTATTCTCGCTTAGGGCACGATAATGAGGAACATAACTACCGCTTGATTAAGATTTTCGGAGAGAAGGATGAGGGGCAGAGAGATTCTGATTGTTTGCTATTGATTCGTAGACCTGATGTGTTTCACTTTTTGACTGACTTACCATATGTATGGGTATTGAGATATCCTTTCGATAAAAAGCTTGATTGGGATAGCTTCCTCCATCCAGCCCTCCATTCATTCTCCATGAATAGACTGTTTGACAT GccaaagaaagaaagagattCTGGGAAAGGCTGTGAGTGA
- the LOC125201637 gene encoding uncharacterized protein At1g76660-like, protein MASEQIRFLQPQQAPASRRKRWGGCWTGLSCFGKNKGGKRIVPASRMPEGNQVSNQPNGPQAIGLPNQTTGIPQSLYAPPSSPASFSNSALPSTAPSPNCFLSANSPSGPSSTMFVTGPYAHETQLVSPPVFSTFTTEPSTAPYTPPPELAHLTTPSSPDVPYAHFLSSSTNMKGADRHSYFAANDLHATYSLYPGSPASALRSPVSMTPEKEYPSQWSPSTPSKEPGYSKSGPGQYIGLDADGGGKSRQDSNFFCPETFAQFYLDQSSLSQSGGRLSISRESDAYSNGGNVHQNRQAKVSKPDPEELEAYRASFGFSADEIVTTAHYVEISNVSDDSFSMTPLTPDKPPGEGNILNAPSREGTETGKRQEGFPALQLGDAGLTHPGSYNSPEDQAPQKQQGLPSSHIPSDDEDIYSKMGAPRNSRKYPFGSSNSDAEIEYRRGRSLREQHNRR, encoded by the exons ATGGCGTCAGAGCAGATTAGGTTTCTGCAGCCACAGCAAGCACCGGCTTCCCGG CGCAAGAGGTGGGGAGGTTGTTGGACTGGACTTTCTTGTTTTGGTAAAAACAAAGGCGGAAAACGGATCGTGCCCGCATCAAGAATGCCCGAAGGGAACCAAGTATCGAATCAGCCGAACGGCCCCCAAGCCATTGGGCTGCCTAATCAGACGACCGGAATCCCCCAGTCTCTTTATGCTCCGCCATCTTCACCTGCTTCTTTCTCGAATTCTGCACTCCCGTCTACAGCTCCGTCTCCCAACTGTTTCTTGTCTGCTAACTCTCCCAGCGGTCCTTCGTCTACTATGTTCGTCACGGGCCCATATGCCCACGAGACGCAGCTGGTATCCCCTCCCGTGTTCTCGACTTTCACAACCGAGCCATCCACAGCTCCTTATACACCTCCGCCGGAGTTGGCGCATTTGACCACCCCGTCTTCTCCCGACGTGCCTTACGCCCATTTCCTCTCGTCTTCCACCAATATGAAAGGCGCTGATAGGCACAGTTATTTCGCTGCAAATGATCTGCACGCTACGTATTCGCTCTACCCAGGAAGCCCGGCAAGTGCCCTCAGGTCGCCGGTTTCTATGACGCCAGAGAAAGAGTATCCCTCTCAGTGGAGTCCTTCGACCCCTTCAAAAGAGCCTGGGTATTCGAAATCCGGGCCGGGCCAGTATATCGGGCTTGATGCTGATGGCGGTGGAAAGTCGCGGCAAGATTCCAATTTCTTCTGTCCCGAGACATTTGCGCAGTTCTATCTTGACCAGTCCTCGCTTTCTCAATCCGGTGGTAGGCTAAGTATCTCCCGAGAATCGGATGCTTACTCGAACGGAGGAAACGTGCACCAAAACAGGCAGGCGAAGGTTTCCAAACCTGATCCCGAGGAACTGGAGGCTTATAGGGCTTCTTTCGGGTTCAGTGCTGATGAAATTGTCACCACAGCACATTATGTTGAGATATCAAACGTGTCGGACGACTCCTTCAGCATGACGCCGCTAACCCCCGACAAACCCCCCGGGGAAGGAAACATCTTAAATGCACCATCAAGAGAGGGGACGGAGACAGGCAAGAGGCAAGAAGGCTTTCCTGCTCTGCAGCTTGGAGATGCAGGATTGACTCATCCCGGCTCGTACAACAGCCCCGAAG ATCAAGCCCCGCAAAAGCAGCAAGGGTTGCCAAGTAGCCACATCCCAAGCGATGATGAAGACATATACTCGAAGATGGGGGCTCCTAGAAACAGCCGGAAGTATCCGTTTGGTTCGTCCAATTCTGATGCGGAGATTGAGTACAGGAGAGGGCGAAGCCTGAGAGAACAACATAACCGGAGGTAA
- the LOC125201638 gene encoding uncharacterized protein LOC125201638 isoform X1 yields the protein MPISFIAVQCFECSTMQVKQQKKSSNKWICVVCNQKQSVQKVFAQSFMAKDVRKVVQNFNMSRQIADQQHPISGEEPQITGDSPKKEEQKRKRSDWTEYIDNDDQEECSAKFELGVNSAQAGDGGIEPLVVTEMPKATFSKPKVRNYSCRGEKLLRPSFPNRRDGKLQQNEDLGRNSNVVNAKEKGLDLKWNSFMAQIREKRDLVGGEKPEKRDSAGKNTVSKWSSYITAEDEDEDHQTSKSIEKRKDGEDHFQQLWMNDERLEEDIHPDFL from the exons ATGCCGATCTCTTTCATCGCCGTCCAGTGTTTCGAGTGCTCCACCATGCAG GTGAAGCAGCAGAAGAAGAGCAGCAACAAATGGATCTGCGTGGTGTGCAATCAGAAGCAATCCGTTCAGAAGGTGTTCGCGCAGTCGTTCATGGCGAAGGATGTGCGAAAAGTCGTCCAGAATTTCAACATGTCTCGCCAAATTGCCGATCAGCAGCATCCGATCTCCGGCGAAGAGCCTCAGATCACCGGAGACTCTCCAAAAAAGGAAGAACAGAAGAGGAAAAGGAGCGATTGGACGGAGTACATCGACAACGACGATCAGGAGGAATGCTCTGCGAAATTCGAGCTAGGGGTGAATTCTGCACAAG CAGGGGATGGTGGAATCGAGCCATTGGTTGTGACGGAGATGCCGAAAGCGACGTTCTCGAAGCCTAAAGTGAGGAACTACTCTTGCAGAGGGGAAAAGCTTTTGAGACCTTCGTTTCCAAACAGAAGAGATGGCAAACTGCAGCAAAATGAAg ATTTGGGAAGAAATTCCAATGTGGTAAATGCTAAAGAAAAGGGTTTGGATTTGAAATGGAACAGTTTCATGGCACAAATTCGAGAAAAACGCGATTTAGTTGGGGGAGAGAAACCAGAGAAACGCGATTCAGCAGGCAAGAACACGGTTTCAAAGTGGAGTAGCTACATAACTGCagaggacgaggacgaggatcATCAAACCTCGAAGAGTATTGAGAAGAGAAAAGATGGTGAAGATCATTTCCAACAGTTGTGGATGAACGATGAGAGATTAGAGGAAGATATCCACCCTGATTTCCTCTGA
- the LOC125201638 gene encoding uncharacterized protein LOC125201638 isoform X2: protein MPISFIAVQCFECSTMQVKQQKKSSNKWICVVCNQKQSVQKVFAQSFMAKDVRKVVQNFNMSRQIADQQHPISGEEPQITGDSPKKEEQKRKRSDWTEYIDNDDQEECSAKFELGVNSAQGDGGIEPLVVTEMPKATFSKPKVRNYSCRGEKLLRPSFPNRRDGKLQQNEDLGRNSNVVNAKEKGLDLKWNSFMAQIREKRDLVGGEKPEKRDSAGKNTVSKWSSYITAEDEDEDHQTSKSIEKRKDGEDHFQQLWMNDERLEEDIHPDFL from the exons ATGCCGATCTCTTTCATCGCCGTCCAGTGTTTCGAGTGCTCCACCATGCAG GTGAAGCAGCAGAAGAAGAGCAGCAACAAATGGATCTGCGTGGTGTGCAATCAGAAGCAATCCGTTCAGAAGGTGTTCGCGCAGTCGTTCATGGCGAAGGATGTGCGAAAAGTCGTCCAGAATTTCAACATGTCTCGCCAAATTGCCGATCAGCAGCATCCGATCTCCGGCGAAGAGCCTCAGATCACCGGAGACTCTCCAAAAAAGGAAGAACAGAAGAGGAAAAGGAGCGATTGGACGGAGTACATCGACAACGACGATCAGGAGGAATGCTCTGCGAAATTCGAGCTAGGGGTGAATTCTGCACAAG GGGATGGTGGAATCGAGCCATTGGTTGTGACGGAGATGCCGAAAGCGACGTTCTCGAAGCCTAAAGTGAGGAACTACTCTTGCAGAGGGGAAAAGCTTTTGAGACCTTCGTTTCCAAACAGAAGAGATGGCAAACTGCAGCAAAATGAAg ATTTGGGAAGAAATTCCAATGTGGTAAATGCTAAAGAAAAGGGTTTGGATTTGAAATGGAACAGTTTCATGGCACAAATTCGAGAAAAACGCGATTTAGTTGGGGGAGAGAAACCAGAGAAACGCGATTCAGCAGGCAAGAACACGGTTTCAAAGTGGAGTAGCTACATAACTGCagaggacgaggacgaggatcATCAAACCTCGAAGAGTATTGAGAAGAGAAAAGATGGTGAAGATCATTTCCAACAGTTGTGGATGAACGATGAGAGATTAGAGGAAGATATCCACCCTGATTTCCTCTGA